In the Candidatus Methylacidithermus pantelleriae genome, one interval contains:
- a CDS encoding RHS repeat domain-containing protein: TPPTGTDPNLNYFYDRSSNLTQIQTGSAATATYTYSPVNMATSVTDQDGGKTTFQYGDPRDTLRTETDYPNNVAMKIGYDSSDRIKDTTVTGPNSPTPLVHYTYCYKDNGCSGADTALLQQQSDKVANLTTNYTYSKVSRLQGATTTNSSGATTDTYHYNYDPVGNIISKLVGSSTTDYAYNEDNELYCSYPDSTSGCGASSATSYGYDGAGGLTSINAPGTSSDYSFAYDAKQQTTSITPPGSSQVSLSYQDANQVRLITEGSLRYGYNLLGQSSVAPNSGTANTTTFARDNMGTLVEERVAQSGSSAVHYYYLFDSLGSVIGLTNDSGNLVGGTTYRYEPYGKMTEDPTQGTSVSNPWGFAAGLNDSQTGFYKFGDRFYNPDAMRWTQMDPVGGHLSNPMTLHRYLYAQDLPNVITDPNGRDTTYCFLTPENYASCQESQTLAQIEAEPFNWEQLEEGVLGCIGGGLVGAEYGEYVPIAGEATPLAGALAGCLVGGTSEAITGVNILDPTSP, encoded by the coding sequence GACCCCGCCCACCGGCACTGATCCCAACCTCAACTACTTCTACGACCGCTCCTCCAACCTGACCCAGATCCAGACCGGCTCCGCAGCCACTGCCACCTACACCTACAGCCCGGTCAACATGGCCACGAGCGTCACCGACCAGGATGGGGGCAAGACAACGTTCCAATACGGGGATCCACGCGACACCCTGCGGACCGAGACCGACTACCCCAATAACGTGGCCATGAAGATCGGCTACGACTCCTCGGACCGGATCAAGGACACGACCGTGACCGGGCCCAACAGCCCCACCCCGCTGGTGCACTACACCTACTGCTACAAAGACAACGGCTGCTCGGGGGCCGACACCGCCCTGTTGCAGCAGCAGAGCGACAAGGTGGCGAACCTAACCACGAACTACACCTACTCAAAGGTTAGTCGCCTCCAGGGTGCAACCACGACCAACTCTTCGGGGGCCACGACCGACACCTACCACTACAACTACGACCCGGTAGGAAACATCATCTCTAAGCTGGTCGGCTCATCCACCACCGACTACGCCTACAACGAAGACAACGAGCTCTACTGCAGCTACCCCGACAGCACGTCCGGGTGTGGGGCGAGTTCGGCCACATCCTACGGCTACGACGGAGCTGGTGGGCTGACCTCCATCAACGCTCCCGGCACAAGCTCCGACTACTCCTTCGCCTACGACGCCAAACAGCAGACGACGTCGATCACGCCGCCCGGGTCCTCGCAAGTGTCGCTGTCGTACCAGGACGCCAACCAGGTGCGCCTCATCACCGAAGGGAGCCTGCGCTACGGCTATAACCTGCTCGGTCAGTCTTCCGTCGCGCCGAACTCCGGGACCGCCAACACCACGACGTTCGCGCGGGACAACATGGGAACCCTGGTGGAAGAGCGGGTCGCTCAGAGTGGATCTTCAGCGGTCCACTACTACTACTTGTTTGATTCACTCGGGTCCGTAATCGGGCTCACCAACGACTCGGGCAACCTGGTGGGCGGTACCACCTACCGCTACGAGCCGTATGGGAAGATGACCGAAGACCCGACCCAGGGGACATCCGTGAGCAATCCATGGGGGTTCGCTGCCGGATTGAACGACTCACAGACTGGCTTCTACAAGTTCGGGGATCGCTTCTACAACCCCGACGCGATGCGGTGGACTCAGATGGATCCGGTAGGAGGACACCTTTCCAATCCTATGACGCTCCACCGCTACCTCTACGCGCAAGACTTGCCGAACGTCATCACCGACCCCAACGGAAGAGACACCACCTACTGTTTCCTCACCCCGGAGAACTACGCTTCATGTCAGGAGTCCCAGACACTGGCGCAGATTGAGGCGGAACCCTTCAACTGGGAGCAACTTGAAGAAGGGGTGCTTGGTTGCATTGGTGGCGGCCTCGTCGGAGCT